In Chrysiogenes arsenatis DSM 11915, the following proteins share a genomic window:
- a CDS encoding MotA/TolQ/ExbB proton channel family protein → MDFSIISVFMHASIFAKFLMVFLIIMSIASWAVVVNKWLVFRRIASENENFMKIFWSQRTFDQISMSAENMRSPLADIFRITYKNFSDFQGAGADADQQMIFAERIIRAESILKIREMEASLNVLAITASSSPFIGLLGTVWGIIKSFHEIGSMKSATLAVVAPGISEALVATALGLFVAIPAVIFYNIYANRVKEETAAMEGFADELLALLMKRR, encoded by the coding sequence ATGGATTTCAGTATTATCTCCGTTTTCATGCACGCCAGCATTTTCGCCAAATTCCTGATGGTGTTTTTGATCATTATGTCAATCGCGAGTTGGGCCGTTGTCGTCAATAAATGGCTTGTCTTTAGACGCATCGCTTCAGAAAACGAAAACTTCATGAAAATTTTCTGGTCACAACGGACGTTTGACCAGATTTCCATGAGTGCCGAAAACATGCGCTCCCCGCTGGCGGACATTTTCCGCATCACCTACAAAAACTTTAGTGACTTCCAGGGAGCTGGCGCGGACGCCGACCAGCAAATGATATTTGCCGAACGAATTATCCGCGCGGAGTCTATTCTAAAAATACGCGAGATGGAAGCCTCTCTGAACGTGTTAGCCATTACCGCCTCTTCCTCTCCCTTCATCGGACTCCTTGGCACCGTGTGGGGGATCATCAAATCGTTCCACGAAATCGGCAGTATGAAAAGCGCCACCCTTGCCGTTGTCGCCCCAGGAATTTCCGAAGCACTTGTTGCTACGGCCTTGGGACTATTCGTCGCCATCCCAGCGGTCATTTTTTACAATATTTATGCCAACCGTGTAAAAGAGGAAACCGCTGCCATGGAAGGATTTGCTGACGAATTACTCGCACTCTTAATGAAAAGGCGCTAA
- a CDS encoding ExbD/TolR family protein encodes MKLRRDFYQPMAEINIIPLVDIVLVLLIIFMVTAPLLQHGITVELPESQASLKLDEQKTQVVVTVNHQGKIAINDVTMDIATFRQRLKGLVAIPDKTYEVVIEGDRRVDYGAIVAVMDAVKGEGITSIGLVTK; translated from the coding sequence ATGAAACTTCGACGTGATTTTTATCAGCCCATGGCCGAAATAAACATCATCCCGCTGGTGGACATCGTACTGGTACTCCTGATTATTTTCATGGTAACGGCACCGCTCTTGCAGCACGGCATCACCGTTGAGCTGCCAGAATCGCAAGCCAGCCTAAAGCTCGACGAGCAAAAAACACAGGTCGTCGTCACCGTGAACCACCAAGGGAAAATCGCCATCAACGACGTCACCATGGACATCGCCACCTTCCGCCAACGGCTGAAGGGACTGGTTGCGATACCAGATAAAACCTACGAAGTCGTAATTGAAGGCGACCGTCGCGTTGACTATGGCGCGATTGTAGCGGTTATGGATGCCGTCAAAGGCGAAGGAATCACCAGCATCGGACTCGTAACCAAGTAG
- a CDS encoding cell envelope integrity protein TolA — translation MTPSLQSLPTPSAFGISFVLHLAVIAITLLASQWSVPRPKVVPDFQVNLVAPLEKVDLSTGAAPSKPKAPEAPKAPLVAPVSTPAKTPVATPPAPTPAPAPTPAPAKMATPAKTAPAVDAKKEEAQLNKALEQLRQAAQKEELERSTREAMNALAQTKPQPAPQAAPAPRPSTESTAGQGVGPRTGERDTTNYLTAISAIIQQNFKSRVDFAHQTTRDPIVRFTLRRDGSVVPDSITIETSSGSTVIDRSLVLAVQRGNPYQPFPASIDRSSITINVKGNLQ, via the coding sequence ATGACGCCTTCATTGCAATCATTGCCAACACCAAGTGCTTTCGGTATATCGTTCGTCCTTCACCTTGCGGTGATTGCGATCACGCTGCTGGCCTCCCAGTGGAGCGTACCACGCCCTAAAGTCGTGCCTGACTTTCAGGTTAACCTTGTTGCACCTCTGGAAAAGGTAGACCTCAGTACGGGCGCAGCACCAAGCAAACCAAAAGCGCCAGAAGCCCCGAAGGCACCACTGGTGGCGCCGGTCAGCACTCCAGCAAAAACACCAGTAGCGACACCACCGGCTCCAACACCGGCACCGGCACCAACACCAGCACCGGCGAAAATGGCCACACCAGCCAAGACCGCCCCAGCTGTTGACGCAAAAAAAGAAGAAGCTCAACTCAATAAGGCACTGGAGCAACTGCGGCAAGCCGCACAGAAAGAGGAACTGGAGCGGAGCACGCGCGAAGCCATGAACGCACTTGCGCAAACCAAGCCCCAACCAGCACCACAAGCAGCGCCAGCGCCGCGACCATCGACCGAATCTACCGCTGGCCAAGGTGTTGGCCCACGCACTGGCGAGCGCGACACCACAAACTACCTGACAGCGATCAGCGCCATTATTCAACAGAACTTTAAGAGTCGCGTCGATTTCGCCCACCAAACCACACGCGACCCCATCGTCCGCTTCACCCTGCGCCGTGACGGCAGCGTTGTGCCAGACTCAATCACCATTGAAACCTCAAGTGGCTCAACGGTGATTGACCGCTCACTCGTCCTCGCTGTACAACGGGGCAATCCGTATCAGCCGTTTCCAGCAAGCATTGACCGTTCTTCGATCACTATCAACGTAAAAGGAAATCTCCAATGA
- the tolB gene encoding Tol-Pal system beta propeller repeat protein TolB, whose translation MMLPKHLFASTLYRPFHTILAVLLLALTLLPAHAQDTYNIEVSPVGLTSIPIALPLPLLSTGLAPQFAQSFRDIILSDLSYAGIISVLPEQAYIADGHSAEVDYRNWLLIGAEFLVSIELVLDGADIEGRLRVHDMALKREKANVRIRGRFDDHILLAHEIAGRILWEVSGIKGFFNSRIAFVSDRAGDGKQIHVMDFDGRNLLNLTRNNSINIIPHWVDEANIAFTSYVRQRPEVFVRNLTAGRTSVLASYGGTNTGGIVSPDGRYFAVTISRDGNSDIFLLHRDGRMFKQLTDHRAIDVSPSWSPDGKHIAFVSDRSGSPQIYKLNVETLQATRLTFKNRYNTSPSWSPDGKKIAFTSLENNVFNIYTVDENGYNPRKLTEGTGHNESPQWSPDSNYLVFTSNRTGEYKLYIMDSTGTFQKRLPDGAGNNAMPSWLVFLQ comes from the coding sequence ATGATGCTACCGAAGCACCTTTTTGCCTCCACACTCTATCGCCCGTTCCACACCATTCTTGCGGTGCTGCTTCTTGCGCTCACACTTTTGCCAGCACACGCTCAGGATACCTACAATATAGAAGTGTCTCCCGTCGGGTTAACCTCGATTCCCATTGCGCTGCCACTTCCACTCCTTAGCACCGGCCTAGCACCGCAGTTCGCCCAATCCTTCCGTGATATTATCCTTTCAGATTTGAGCTATGCAGGCATTATCAGTGTCTTGCCTGAACAAGCTTACATTGCTGATGGGCATAGCGCCGAAGTGGACTACCGCAACTGGCTGTTGATCGGCGCAGAATTTTTGGTCAGCATTGAGTTAGTGTTAGATGGCGCCGATATCGAAGGGCGACTCCGCGTGCATGACATGGCACTGAAACGAGAGAAAGCCAATGTGCGCATTCGCGGGCGTTTCGATGACCATATTTTGCTTGCCCATGAAATTGCCGGACGAATCCTTTGGGAAGTCAGTGGCATCAAAGGATTTTTCAACTCGCGTATCGCTTTTGTGTCTGATCGCGCTGGCGATGGGAAACAAATTCACGTCATGGATTTCGATGGACGAAACCTCCTTAACTTGACGCGTAACAATAGCATCAACATCATTCCGCATTGGGTTGACGAAGCAAATATTGCCTTTACTTCGTACGTCAGACAGCGCCCTGAAGTGTTCGTACGCAATCTGACGGCTGGCCGCACTTCCGTGCTCGCCTCCTATGGCGGAACGAACACTGGTGGCATTGTCAGCCCCGATGGTCGCTATTTTGCGGTTACCATTTCACGCGACGGCAACTCGGACATCTTTTTGCTTCACCGTGACGGACGGATGTTCAAACAGTTGACCGATCATCGCGCTATTGACGTTTCGCCATCGTGGAGCCCAGACGGCAAACACATCGCTTTTGTGTCTGATCGTTCCGGCTCACCACAAATATACAAACTCAACGTTGAAACATTGCAAGCAACACGCCTCACTTTCAAAAACCGCTATAATACTTCCCCTTCATGGAGCCCAGATGGAAAAAAAATCGCATTTACTTCCCTAGAAAATAACGTTTTTAACATTTACACCGTCGATGAGAATGGATATAATCCGCGCAAGCTCACTGAGGGGACAGGACACAACGAATCTCCCCAGTGGTCGCCAGATTCGAATTATCTGGTGTTTACCTCAAATCGTACAGGCGAATATAAGCTGTATATTATGGATAGCACCGGAACGTTTCAAAAGCGCCTTCCCGACGGAGCTGGCAACAATGCCATGCCAAGCTGGTTGGTCTTTTTGCAATAA
- the pal gene encoding peptidoglycan-associated lipoprotein Pal — MMRSRVIMSLLIGGLLVSGCAKKVVIEDADAGKPSVSTSAPQGGQVIDGLADREKYAFFSPTLGKIYLDGTSLYTVHFDFDKSELRDDTRRILDNNVLFLRNNASTRVVIEGHADERGTNEYNIALGDRRAKAIKDYLVTSGIEANRMETISYGEEKPVDGRSVESAWSKNRRGEFVAVRN; from the coding sequence ATGATGCGTTCACGTGTGATTATGAGTTTGTTGATTGGTGGTCTTTTAGTGAGTGGCTGCGCCAAGAAAGTCGTTATAGAAGATGCTGATGCCGGCAAACCTTCCGTAAGCACCAGCGCACCACAGGGTGGACAAGTCATTGACGGCCTTGCTGATCGCGAAAAGTATGCATTTTTCTCGCCAACACTCGGCAAGATTTACCTTGATGGCACATCACTCTACACCGTTCACTTTGACTTTGACAAATCAGAGCTGCGCGACGACACACGCCGCATTCTTGACAACAACGTACTCTTCCTGCGCAACAACGCCTCAACACGCGTTGTTATTGAAGGCCACGCAGACGAACGCGGCACCAACGAATACAACATTGCCCTTGGTGATCGTCGCGCAAAAGCCATCAAAGACTATTTGGTAACCAGCGGCATCGAAGCAAACCGCATGGAAACCATTTCTTATGGCGAAGAGAAGCCAGTTGATGGCCGTTCAGTTGAGAGCGCATGGTCGAAAAACCGTCGCGGAGAATTTGTTGCCGTCAGAAACTAA
- the trpS gene encoding tryptophan--tRNA ligase: MQKVLSGMRPTGRLHLGNYFGALANWVDLQNQGYHCHFFVADWHAITTKHDETGTIRQNSLEMAKDWIAAGLDPQKSVLFVQSLVKQHAELFTLLAMITPVGWLERCPTYKEQKEQLGESKTAHLGFLGYPVLQAADIVLYDADFVPVGEDQLPHLEITREIVRRFNFMYGETLVEPQAKLTQAPKLTGTDGRKMSKSYDNFVELAETSESLWQKIRNMITDPARVRRNDPGNPTICSVYDFHKLFSSADDRALIQTGCTTGSMGCMDCKKLLRERMDAFFEPMRERRAQLHDDDVLHILHEGSRRAAEHAETVMRRVRHHMNLDI, from the coding sequence ATGCAAAAAGTTCTGAGCGGCATGCGCCCTACCGGACGGCTCCACCTTGGAAATTACTTTGGCGCCCTTGCCAACTGGGTCGACCTGCAAAACCAAGGGTATCACTGCCATTTCTTTGTGGCAGACTGGCATGCCATAACCACCAAGCATGACGAAACCGGCACCATTCGCCAAAACTCCCTTGAAATGGCGAAAGATTGGATTGCTGCCGGACTTGATCCACAAAAATCCGTGCTCTTTGTACAGTCGCTCGTGAAACAGCATGCCGAACTCTTTACGCTGCTGGCGATGATCACCCCAGTCGGATGGCTTGAGCGGTGCCCCACGTATAAAGAGCAAAAAGAACAACTCGGCGAAAGCAAAACCGCCCACCTCGGCTTTCTGGGTTACCCCGTCTTGCAAGCCGCCGATATCGTACTCTATGACGCCGACTTTGTCCCCGTTGGCGAAGACCAATTGCCGCACCTTGAAATTACGCGCGAAATTGTGCGCCGCTTTAACTTTATGTACGGCGAAACGCTCGTCGAACCACAAGCAAAACTGACGCAGGCACCAAAACTGACCGGAACCGATGGACGGAAGATGAGTAAGTCGTACGATAACTTCGTCGAACTTGCCGAAACCTCCGAGTCACTCTGGCAAAAAATTCGCAATATGATTACCGACCCAGCGCGCGTCCGGCGCAACGATCCCGGCAATCCCACTATTTGCTCCGTTTACGACTTCCATAAACTGTTCAGCAGTGCCGATGATCGTGCGCTGATTCAAACCGGCTGCACCACCGGATCAATGGGCTGCATGGACTGCAAAAAACTCCTCCGCGAACGGATGGATGCCTTTTTTGAACCGATGCGTGAACGGCGCGCTCAACTACACGATGACGATGTGCTGCACATCCTGCACGAAGGGTCACGCCGTGCCGCCGAGCACGCCGAAACCGTCATGCGCCGCGTCCGCCATCACATGAATCTGGATATTTAG
- a CDS encoding segregation and condensation protein A — MYQIRIKDFEGPMDLLLHLIYKNELDISEISVSAIASEYLSYVEQIEAESLDVAGEFLVMAATLALIKSKSLLPGAAGSPDDPRIELVQKLREYKKYRELSLTMGSMEEDGEFILPRGIALEVTEDVETDIDFEGGLYDLAQAYVGLLAMLKLRKNHEITISSINIMEQMEKIFAYIVQVKRVDFMALCSLCLSRLEMVVSFVGLLELTRLGRITLEAEEGRLIACHRNS; from the coding sequence ATGTATCAAATCCGGATCAAGGATTTCGAAGGGCCAATGGATCTTCTGCTGCACTTGATCTATAAAAATGAACTCGACATCAGCGAAATTAGCGTCAGCGCCATTGCTTCCGAATACCTGAGCTACGTCGAACAGATCGAAGCAGAATCACTCGATGTGGCCGGAGAATTTTTGGTCATGGCCGCCACGCTCGCCCTGATAAAAAGCAAAAGCCTTTTGCCGGGCGCTGCTGGAAGCCCCGACGATCCTCGCATAGAACTCGTACAAAAACTGCGTGAATACAAGAAATATCGCGAACTCTCCCTCACGATGGGGAGCATGGAAGAGGACGGCGAGTTTATCCTGCCGCGTGGCATTGCGCTGGAAGTGACTGAAGACGTTGAGACAGACATCGATTTCGAAGGTGGGCTCTACGACCTGGCACAAGCGTACGTCGGGTTGCTCGCGATGCTAAAACTCCGCAAAAACCACGAAATCACCATCTCCAGCATCAACATCATGGAACAAATGGAAAAAATCTTTGCCTATATTGTTCAAGTTAAACGGGTTGATTTTATGGCACTCTGCTCACTCTGCCTCAGCCGACTCGAAATGGTGGTCAGTTTTGTGGGACTTTTGGAACTTACCCGCCTCGGAAGAATCACGCTTGAAGCAGAAGAAGGACGGCTCATCGCATGTCATCGCAACAGCTGA
- the scpB gene encoding SMC-Scp complex subunit ScpB, which translates to MSSQQLTPEETPQALPEKHRDVLAFVEAALFAAEEPLTPARISRIIDMPGIGEGTVSGAIQHLKAKFTHGITLNEADGAYYFGTTKESGRVVSKVLLGSRRSRSSRALLETLAIIAYNQPATKSDVEAIRGVDSTSPVKRLLDKGLIAIAGRRESAGKPFLYTTTRKFLQTFGINNIGELPIPGDESEVFAQDEE; encoded by the coding sequence ATGTCATCGCAACAGCTGACCCCAGAAGAAACCCCTCAAGCATTGCCGGAAAAACATCGCGACGTTCTCGCTTTTGTTGAAGCCGCTCTGTTTGCTGCCGAAGAACCCCTGACTCCAGCACGCATCAGCCGTATCATTGACATGCCCGGCATTGGCGAAGGGACGGTTTCGGGTGCCATTCAGCACCTTAAAGCGAAATTCACGCATGGCATAACACTCAACGAGGCCGACGGCGCCTACTACTTTGGCACAACGAAAGAATCAGGTCGGGTCGTCAGTAAAGTACTTCTTGGATCACGCCGTTCCCGCTCTTCACGAGCACTGCTCGAAACACTAGCGATTATTGCGTATAACCAACCCGCTACCAAGAGCGATGTCGAAGCGATCCGCGGCGTCGACAGCACTTCACCCGTCAAACGGCTGCTGGACAAAGGGTTGATTGCTATCGCCGGACGACGCGAAAGCGCCGGAAAGCCTTTTTTGTACACCACAACACGCAAATTTTTGCAAACCTTTGGCATCAACAATATCGGCGAACTTCCCATCCCCGGCGATGAAAGCGAAGTTTTTGCACAAGACGAAGAATAA